In Macrobrachium rosenbergii isolate ZJJX-2024 chromosome 48, ASM4041242v1, whole genome shotgun sequence, one DNA window encodes the following:
- the mRpL43 gene encoding large ribosomal subunit protein mL43 yields MTSRTWNQFWGSRFVKAPLQNGVGRYVQQLQRITLKFCKTHGNSRGMREYIEKELIHFARENPGVVVYVKPRRHRAPCLKAEYLNGGEDYISTHQLPCEDIVRWMAYLKGRSGYPTERLRKLQHTDHPSIQGPWTPWIHRDQQINIANYPNEELSQAPVTEKSATEILRELFERQKLVESEEGPVETKEALEKSSSN; encoded by the exons ATGACGTCCAGAACCTGGAATCAATTCTGGGGTTCCCGTTTCGTCAAGGCCCCTTTGCAGAATGGAGTTGGCCGATACGTTCAGCAGCTGCAGAGAATTACGCTCAAGTTCTGCAAGACTCACGGGAACAGCAGAGGAATGAG GGAGTATATAGAGAAAGAACTAATACACTTTGCCAGAGAAAACCCTGGAGTTGTCGTATATGTCAAACCTCGAAGACACAGAGCACCATGTCTTAAGGCTGAGTATT TGAATGGAGGAGAGGATTATATATCAACACACCAGCTGCCCTGCGAAGATATTGTCCGTTGGATGGCCTACTTGAAAGGGAGGTCTGGATACCCAACAGAACGATTGCGTAAATTACAGCATACGGATCATCCATCCATCCAGGGACCCTGGACTCCTTGGATTCATCGAGACCAACAAATTAACATAGCCAATTACCCAAAT gaggAATTATCCCAGGCACCAGTCACTGAGAAAAGTGCTACTGAAATTCTTAGAGAACTGTTCGAGAGACAAAAGCTGGTGGAAAGTGAGGAAGGTCCTGTTGAAACAAAAGAAGCTCTAGAGAAAAGCTCTTCAAATTGA